A single Marinitoga aeolica DNA region contains:
- a CDS encoding HD domain-containing phosphohydrolase: MLFIFILGSVFTYISYRKEINNNIEKIKFEIKLISSNFKYFFKKKEDFITKVTYEINKDNVDDILREIYFYNKDEIIYVYFADKNGDIIVTPKIKIPPDFDPRKKDWYIKATKNPEKVIVTNSFADPEKTKIVQTVSKAIKVNNNVIGVLGMDLKKDSIDRIINIANLPRMDRIYIFKKNGEVIYNNKEIKNVRSFIKIVDDNNFHIIKTGLNIYFYNKIIDDIYILYVYNKSDLVKLVIKEIIIIYTIIFLIVLLFLYKINDFLNKKIINPIFEISKSMKNVSVNLRKKEVPVIRDNYDIKEIKEIANSYEIMINNAISSLMNFNLLTEEIRKMYNNLKSVNEAFFEFIKLISLIENEDLSMEEYFNSILKYMISHIREAKYGSISVLVNRKWKYITAIGHDINKLKLLEIFSGPENFHIKEKVNIVTYDEIFKNDNLYLDEKIYEELKEATKKFKYAMTYVVELENMLLMISVETPESKTFSRESIEIFKAQVNLAKIFLDKKFEIEKIQKIYFNFAEKLASVAEGHDDVTGKHIYRVGEISAFLAQKLGLDEKEVEKIKKFAPLHDIGKVYVPYEILNKEGKLTKEEFEIMKKHTIYAKRLLSGDKCFDFALNIALYHHENCDGSGYPYGLKCYEIPLEAAIVKIADIYDALRAKRSYKEAFSHEKCVKIITEGDNRTNPSHFRYDVLEIFKKYNKEIDKIWIEINKSGGVNNEH, translated from the coding sequence TTGTTATTTATATTTATTCTTGGAAGCGTTTTTACATATATTTCATATAGAAAAGAAATCAATAATAATATTGAAAAAATCAAATTTGAAATAAAATTAATATCTTCAAACTTTAAGTATTTTTTTAAGAAAAAAGAAGATTTTATAACTAAAGTAACTTATGAAATAAATAAAGACAATGTAGATGACATTTTAAGGGAAATATATTTTTATAATAAAGATGAAATAATATACGTCTATTTTGCAGATAAAAATGGAGATATAATAGTTACTCCAAAAATAAAAATACCTCCAGATTTTGATCCGAGGAAAAAAGATTGGTATATAAAAGCTACAAAAAATCCTGAAAAGGTTATTGTAACAAATTCATTTGCTGATCCTGAAAAAACTAAAATTGTTCAAACTGTTTCAAAAGCAATTAAAGTAAATAATAATGTTATAGGTGTTTTGGGTATGGATTTAAAAAAAGATTCTATAGATAGAATTATTAATATAGCAAATTTACCAAGAATGGATAGAATATATATATTCAAGAAAAATGGAGAGGTTATATATAATAATAAAGAAATAAAAAATGTACGTAGTTTTATAAAAATAGTAGATGATAATAATTTTCATATTATAAAAACAGGATTAAATATATATTTCTATAATAAAATAATAGATGATATATACATACTTTATGTTTATAATAAATCTGATCTGGTTAAATTAGTAATAAAGGAAATTATTATTATATATACAATCATTTTTTTGATTGTTTTATTATTTTTGTATAAAATTAATGATTTTCTAAATAAAAAAATAATAAATCCTATATTTGAAATCTCAAAATCCATGAAAAATGTTTCTGTGAATTTAAGAAAAAAAGAAGTTCCAGTTATCAGAGATAATTATGATATAAAAGAAATAAAAGAAATAGCAAATAGTTATGAAATAATGATTAACAACGCTATTTCTTCCTTAATGAATTTTAATCTTTTGACAGAAGAAATAAGAAAAATGTATAATAATTTAAAATCAGTAAATGAAGCATTTTTTGAATTTATTAAGCTAATCAGTCTTATAGAAAATGAAGATTTAAGTATGGAAGAATATTTTAATTCAATTTTAAAATATATGATCTCTCACATTAGAGAAGCTAAATATGGAAGTATATCAGTTTTAGTGAATAGAAAATGGAAATATATTACAGCAATTGGTCATGACATAAATAAATTAAAATTACTTGAAATTTTTTCAGGTCCAGAAAATTTTCATATTAAAGAAAAAGTTAATATAGTTACATATGATGAAATATTTAAAAATGACAATCTATATTTAGATGAAAAAATTTATGAAGAGTTGAAAGAAGCAACAAAAAAGTTTAAATATGCTATGACGTATGTTGTAGAATTAGAAAATATGCTCCTTATGATTTCAGTGGAAACGCCAGAAAGTAAAACTTTTTCAAGAGAAAGTATAGAAATATTTAAAGCACAGGTTAATCTTGCAAAAATATTTTTAGATAAAAAATTTGAAATAGAGAAAATTCAAAAAATATATTTTAATTTTGCAGAGAAATTGGCCTCTGTTGCAGAGGGGCATGATGATGTAACAGGAAAACACATATATAGAGTAGGAGAAATTTCAGCATTTTTAGCTCAAAAACTTGGATTGGATGAAAAAGAAGTTGAAAAAATAAAAAAGTTTGCACCTTTACATGATATTGGTAAAGTATATGTTCCATATGAAATTTTAAATAAAGAAGGAAAATTAACAAAAGAAGAGTTTGAAATAATGAAAAAACATACTATTTATGCAAAGAGATTGTTGTCAGGGGATAAATGTTTTGATTTTGCTTTAAATATTGCATTATATCATCATGAAAATTGTGATGGAAGTGGGTATCCATACGGATTAAAATGTTATGAAATACCATTAGAAGCGGCAATTGTAAAAATAGCAGATATATATGATGCATTAAGGGCAAAAAGATCATATAAAGAAGCTTTTTCTCATGAAAAATGCGTAAAAATAATTACAGAAGGAGATAATAGGACTAATCCTTCTCATTTTCGATATGATGTATTAGAAATATTTAAAAAATATAATAAAGAAATAGATAAAATCTGGATAGAAATAAATAAAAGTGGAGGTGTAAATAATGAACATTAA
- a CDS encoding peroxiredoxin: protein MANIPLIGEKFPELEVVTTHGKMKLPEAFKDKWFVLFSHPADFTPVCTTEFVGFQKRYEDFKKLNTELIGLSIDQVFSHISWINWIKEKMGVEIQYPVIADDRGQVAERLGLIHASASHTVRAVFIVDPNGVVRAIIYYPPELGRNLDEILRAVKALQLSDKSKAAMPANWPNNELIGDKVIIPPASDVESAKDRLKNYEGYDWWFVYKKLED, encoded by the coding sequence ATGGCAAATATTCCATTAATAGGAGAAAAATTCCCAGAATTAGAAGTAGTAACAACACATGGTAAAATGAAATTACCAGAAGCTTTTAAAGATAAATGGTTTGTATTATTTAGTCATCCAGCAGATTTTACTCCAGTATGTACAACAGAATTTGTTGGTTTTCAAAAGAGATATGAAGATTTTAAAAAATTAAATACCGAATTGATAGGGTTAAGTATTGATCAAGTGTTTTCTCATATCAGCTGGATAAATTGGATAAAAGAGAAGATGGGTGTAGAAATTCAATATCCTGTTATCGCAGACGATAGAGGACAAGTAGCTGAAAGATTGGGTTTGATTCATGCTTCAGCTTCACATACGGTAAGAGCAGTGTTTATTGTAGATCCAAATGGAGTAGTAAGAGCAATTATTTATTACCCACCAGAATTAGGTAGAAACCTTGATGAAATTTTAAGAGCTGTAAAAGCACTTCAATTATCAGATAAATCAAAAGCAGCTATGCCAGCAAATTGGCCAAACAATGAATTGATCGGAGATAAAGTTATAATACCTCCAGCATCTGATGTAGAATCAGCAAAAGATAGACTAAAGAATTATGAAGGTTATGATTGGTGGTTTGTTTATAAAAAATTAGAAGATTAA
- a CDS encoding helix-turn-helix transcriptional regulator — translation MKNKLKVYRAMFDMTQEELAKRVGVSRQTINYIEKGKYSPSILLALKIAYIFNCKVEDLFILESEDLNEENSFAFKGGN, via the coding sequence ATGAAAAATAAACTAAAGGTTTATAGAGCTATGTTTGATATGACTCAAGAAGAATTGGCAAAAAGAGTAGGTGTATCACGACAAACTATTAATTATATAGAAAAAGGAAAATATTCACCATCTATATTGTTAGCTTTAAAAATAGCATATATATTTAATTGTAAGGTGGAGGATTTATTTATTTTAGAAAGTGAGGATTTGAATGAAGAAAATTCATTTGCATTTAAAGGAGGTAATTAA